A region of the Leptospiraceae bacterium genome:
CAAATACAGCGGTTGGCTCAGCGAATGTAAATGCACTTAATACAAACTTTGATAGTGCTACTTACTATGGAGCAATTTTAAATGGTGGGACAGATTGGACTACGGGCTGGACATCTTATCCGACTAACTAAGAAAAGATAATAGATATTATCCACAAATTTACTTGGCGGAGGAGACTCCGCCGTTTTTATTTTTGAAGTTACAATTAGGATTCTTATGATTAAATATATTGTAGTATTCTTTCTTTTATTCTGCACTCCCAAAGCTCCGCCACTATCGAACACATTGAACACAAAAGAAGAAGTCATCCAAAAAGCTTTTGAGTTTATTTCTAAAGGGGATGAGGCTTCGCTCGATAAACTACTTCTGACGAGAGAAGAACACAATACCAATTTTTGGAATCATGTTGGAGAGAGATTTACAAGAGATCCTGGGATGACTGCAGATTTGGCATTCGAGCACATGAATATCGAAACCCATTACGGCAAGCAACAATTAATTCATGATTTTAAAGGTAAATACCTCTCAGTTAAAAGCATATCTTGTAGTCGCATTGAAAAATATGGACCATTTAAATTACATTTAGGATGTAAGATAATAGCCATTAACCCGACAGGAAACGGGATTGAAATTACGGGAATTCGAACAGTCATTGAACTGGATGGGAAGTTTAAACTTTATCATTTGAGGAGAGAATGATAAAGTTTATTACTTATTTACGAACTAACAGCAAGATTGTCCTGTATCTGAAGAAGTGGAACAACATGCATTAGCTTGTCCACTCATGAATTTGAATTCAGGGAGCTGGTCTTCTAAGACTACGAATACTTCCCATTCATTTCCATCTGGATCTTTCACCCAAGTTTTATCCTGAATCGCGTAACAACAGGATACGCCTATTTCGTCTCTTGCGGATAATCCTAGTTCTTCCCAATATTGTTTTACTTTTGAAACATCTTCTGTAGAGCTTACTTGGATTCCTAGATGCGATAATCTGCCTTGTGGAATCTTTTGACCCGCTTCATTTAAAGTAAGATTTAATGATGGAAATTCTAAGTCAAACTTAGCGTATCCATTTCTGACTTTCATTGGCTCTATACCAAACATTTTTTTGTAAAATTCAATGCTCTCTTCTACATTTTTTACAACCAAAGCTATATGCGGTTTTAATATACCTACTTTTGGAAATGTTTTTTCTAATACCTTCATTTTATATTCTCCTATATTTTTTTTGCTAC
Encoded here:
- a CDS encoding VOC family protein, translated to MKVLEKTFPKVGILKPHIALVVKNVEESIEFYKKMFGIEPMKVRNGYAKFDLEFPSLNLTLNEAGQKIPQGRLSHLGIQVSSTEDVSKVKQYWEELGLSARDEIGVSCCYAIQDKTWVKDPDGNEWEVFVVLEDQLPEFKFMSGQANACCSTSSDTGQSCC